Proteins encoded together in one Marinobacter sp. Arc7-DN-1 window:
- a CDS encoding transposase: MRPSQLSRFRTDQNDVLFRYHAHRDNPDGGRKRCRKERLSTGEFAGRLLQHVPRKGLNIVRSYGLYAVACRGKLDQARADVGQAPVRQPKPVRWQGYLGRFPDSQKQTHCSVCERQLTLMAPIAPSRAPP; this comes from the coding sequence ATGCGCCCGAGTCAGTTGTCAAGGTTCCGGACCGACCAGAACGATGTCCTGTTCCGCTACCATGCGCACCGGGACAACCCGGATGGCGGACGTAAACGGTGCCGGAAGGAACGCCTGAGTACGGGCGAATTTGCCGGGCGGTTACTGCAGCATGTGCCCCGCAAGGGGCTGAACATTGTGCGCAGTTATGGTCTGTATGCGGTTGCCTGCCGGGGCAAGCTGGACCAGGCCCGGGCGGACGTGGGGCAAGCGCCGGTTCGCCAACCGAAGCCGGTTCGGTGGCAAGGTTATCTTGGCCGTTTTCCCGACAGTCAGAAGCAGACCCACTGCTCGGTCTGTGAGCGGCAACTGACACTGATGGCCCCCATTGCCCCTTCGAGGGCTCCGCCATGA
- a CDS encoding transposase: protein MVLLPHGGTGPVTYRAAPRACPAGLYNSCPTAVAPQCNRIQLERWLEGQKSRLIDHPHRHVIFTLPHELHPYWRRNTDRMTRWLFQSVRETLMCFLSDPAYLGAQPGILSVLHTWGRSLTLHPHIHCAITEGGLDDQGLWRLPVRNCFLPIRAVMFKYRGHFLAQLKSAVDCGELSLPDGETPTSSHNLFNRLGRKPWNVNLRERYDNAEGVVEYLARYVRGGRCARVSCQGSGPTRTMSCSATMRTGTTRMADVNGAGRNA, encoded by the coding sequence ATGGTGCTGTTGCCGCACGGCGGCACTGGGCCGGTCACATACAGGGCTGCCCCGAGGGCATGTCCAGCGGGTCTGTACAACTCCTGCCCCACCGCAGTTGCCCCGCAATGCAACCGGATTCAGCTTGAGCGTTGGCTGGAGGGCCAGAAGTCACGCCTGATTGATCACCCCCATCGCCATGTGATCTTTACCCTGCCGCACGAATTGCATCCGTACTGGCGCCGCAACACCGACCGGATGACTCGCTGGTTGTTCCAGTCCGTGCGAGAGACGCTGATGTGTTTTTTGAGCGATCCGGCGTACCTGGGGGCCCAACCTGGCATTCTGAGCGTTTTGCACACCTGGGGGCGGTCGCTCACGTTGCACCCCCATATTCATTGCGCCATTACCGAGGGTGGTCTGGACGATCAGGGGCTGTGGCGGTTGCCGGTCAGGAACTGTTTTCTGCCGATCCGGGCGGTCATGTTCAAGTATCGTGGGCACTTCCTGGCGCAGCTGAAATCCGCCGTGGATTGCGGGGAGTTGTCGCTACCGGACGGTGAGACACCGACGAGCAGCCACAACCTGTTTAACCGATTGGGACGTAAGCCCTGGAATGTGAACCTTCGAGAGCGTTATGACAACGCGGAAGGCGTGGTGGAATACCTGGCCCGCTACGTGCGGGGCGGCCGATGCGCCCGAGTCAGTTGTCAAGGTTCCGGACCGACCAGAACGATGTCCTGTTCCGCTACCATGCGCACCGGGACAACCCGGATGGCGGACGTAAACGGTGCCGGAAGGAACGCCTGA
- a CDS encoding transposase, with translation MSNTTSILDLAIIECYHRELSKLEEHLERQAKQHDPASLSVLRTIPGVGRILALTMLYEIGDIQRFETVQKLLLTPGSSVLSRVCWPKSTAPRATRSVIAHLKWAFSEAAVLYLRGNDKAQRYLQKLAETHEQTQGAVRAGPQAGAGLPTSCSKHQRVFDEQRFLKG, from the coding sequence ATGTCCAACACAACATCGATCCTCGACCTGGCCATCATTGAGTGCTATCACCGGGAACTCAGCAAGCTGGAAGAACATCTGGAACGGCAAGCCAAACAACACGATCCTGCCTCTCTGAGTGTATTGCGGACCATTCCTGGTGTGGGTCGTATCCTGGCCCTGACGATGCTCTACGAAATCGGCGACATCCAGCGATTTGAGACGGTGCAGAAGTTGCTTCTTACGCCCGGCTCATCAGTGCTAAGCCGAGTCTGCTGGCCAAAGTCTACGGCACCCAGGGCAACAAGATCGGTAATTGCCCATCTGAAGTGGGCTTTCTCGGAGGCCGCCGTGCTGTACCTGCGGGGTAATGACAAGGCCCAACGCTATTTACAGAAACTCGCAGAAACGCATGAACAAACCCAAGGCGCTGTCCGCGCTGGCCCACAAGCTGGGGCCGGGCTGCCTACTTCATGCTCAAAGCATCAGAGGGTGTTCGATGAACAACGATTCCTGAAGGGTTAG